In the genome of Ancylomarina subtilis, one region contains:
- a CDS encoding FIST signal transduction protein, producing the protein MRSIYIHAHDLVNLEHTIRELEQEKQTKAVLFLMADADHYTKDLLAPILNEIKKPFIGGVFPELIFEGERKNSGVLLLPLSFEIKTQLFDLNENSEDFLKQLKDVQVDSLASQSSLFVFVDALSSHKVSFIESLFDFFGMNTSYVGGGAGSLSFESLPCIISNEGIHANAAVIGWADKKMTLGVAHGWKAISDVLKITQTDHNLVQTINWEPAVEVYKTFVEAHSGKKITADNFYEIAKSYPLGIEKLDAEMIVRDPIWLTSEGLQLIDEIREGEYIKILNGDLESLLEGASNAKDLALSNLQNEMDHDALFCIDCISRVLFMNETYGMELGILSENKKVSGILSLGEIANEGDSFLEIYNKTIAIGIW; encoded by the coding sequence ATGAGATCAATTTATATTCATGCTCATGATTTAGTAAATCTGGAGCACACTATTCGTGAATTGGAACAGGAAAAACAGACTAAGGCGGTTCTGTTCTTGATGGCAGATGCCGATCATTATACCAAAGATCTTTTAGCCCCTATACTGAACGAAATAAAAAAGCCTTTTATCGGAGGTGTCTTTCCTGAATTGATTTTTGAAGGTGAGCGTAAAAACAGTGGCGTCCTATTACTTCCTTTGTCTTTTGAGATAAAAACCCAGCTTTTTGATTTAAATGAAAACTCTGAGGATTTTTTGAAGCAATTAAAGGATGTTCAAGTGGATTCATTAGCGAGTCAAAGTTCGTTATTTGTTTTTGTAGATGCCTTGAGTTCACATAAGGTCAGTTTTATTGAATCCCTATTTGATTTCTTTGGAATGAATACCAGTTATGTGGGAGGTGGGGCAGGCTCTTTGAGTTTTGAATCATTACCATGTATTATCTCCAACGAAGGTATACATGCTAACGCAGCAGTCATCGGATGGGCTGATAAAAAAATGACTTTGGGTGTTGCCCATGGTTGGAAAGCCATCTCGGATGTTTTAAAGATTACTCAGACAGATCATAATTTGGTTCAAACGATTAATTGGGAACCTGCTGTTGAGGTTTACAAAACTTTTGTTGAAGCTCACTCGGGCAAAAAAATAACGGCAGATAATTTCTATGAGATAGCAAAATCCTATCCTTTAGGTATAGAGAAGCTTGATGCAGAAATGATTGTGAGAGATCCCATTTGGCTCACATCTGAGGGGCTTCAGCTGATTGATGAGATACGCGAAGGAGAATACATTAAAATACTGAATGGTGATTTGGAATCGCTTCTTGAGGGGGCTTCAAATGCAAAAGATTTGGCCTTATCCAATCTTCAAAATGAGATGGATCATGATGCTCTTTTTTGCATCGATTGTATTTCGCGTGTTTTGTTCATGAATGAAACCTATGGAATGGAATTGGGAATCCTATCGGAGAATAAAAAGGTTTCGGGTATTCTAAGCCTGGGTGAAATAGCAAATGAGGGGGATTCTTTTTTGGAAATTTACAACAAGACTATAGCAATTGGGATATGGTAG
- a CDS encoding DUF4139 domain-containing protein: MKVFNLIVLCLLFGHTYASEFNKKEVKTEVKAATVFIEGAQLSREKSVELMPGVTLLTFVNLSPFIDAKSVQVKAIGDVTVLSVNHQQNFIDKLDKPKEIIAIESKLKDLNKQLRLEEVYMSIINEELSLLKENCAISGKYNQVSMANLKEASDFYSTKLTALKLKKIERENTQSELMKKRSGLENQLKTISSKKIYANGEIVVKVEAKSKTISKFELSYFVGNAGWFPSYDIRAKNINEPLELIYKANLRQDTKVAWNNVKLKFSSSNPKISGVAPELKPYFLDYNSHPPVYNRSINLVSGQVVSADDGLALPGVSVFVVGSTIGAVTDINGRYSITLPANSNQLTYSFVGMKSQTLAVSSSVMNVTLETENVGMDEVVVTGYGVSKRNLRALQGQVAGVNIKKKERVKSRSNSSLSIPFQTREKQMNVEFEIQTPYSVKSDNKNYSVDMAVYELPASYQYFCIPKINQDAFLIANINEWGKYKLLEGEANIFFEGTFVGKTLLDIQNASDTLQISMGSDKNVSIKREKLKDFTTRQFIGSKKEEARAWRTTIKNNKSQTIQMIVLDQVPVSQLEEIEVEIQKISGAKQDKEQGEIKWEFSLEPTKKKELELRYSVKYPKSRRLIIE, translated from the coding sequence ATGAAAGTGTTTAATTTAATTGTTTTGTGCTTGCTATTTGGTCATACATATGCAAGTGAATTTAATAAGAAAGAAGTTAAAACAGAGGTTAAGGCTGCGACTGTATTTATTGAGGGAGCTCAGCTTTCTCGTGAAAAATCAGTTGAACTGATGCCAGGAGTCACTCTTTTAACGTTCGTAAACCTGTCACCTTTTATTGATGCAAAAAGTGTACAGGTAAAAGCTATTGGTGATGTAACTGTTTTGTCGGTAAATCATCAGCAAAATTTTATTGATAAGCTTGATAAACCCAAGGAGATTATAGCTATTGAATCGAAGCTTAAGGATTTAAATAAACAGTTGAGGTTGGAAGAAGTCTACATGTCTATTATCAATGAAGAACTGAGCTTATTAAAAGAGAATTGTGCCATAAGTGGTAAGTACAATCAGGTTAGTATGGCTAATTTGAAAGAAGCCTCTGATTTTTATAGTACGAAGTTAACAGCTTTGAAATTGAAGAAGATTGAAAGGGAAAATACCCAATCTGAATTGATGAAGAAACGCTCAGGTCTTGAGAATCAATTGAAAACGATTAGTAGTAAAAAAATCTATGCCAATGGTGAAATTGTGGTAAAAGTAGAAGCAAAATCAAAAACGATTTCAAAATTTGAACTGTCGTACTTTGTTGGGAATGCGGGGTGGTTTCCATCCTATGACATACGTGCTAAAAACATCAATGAACCACTAGAGTTGATTTACAAGGCAAATCTTCGACAAGATACCAAGGTGGCCTGGAATAATGTGAAACTTAAGTTTTCTTCATCAAATCCAAAGATCTCAGGTGTGGCCCCGGAGCTGAAACCTTATTTTTTAGATTACAATTCGCATCCTCCTGTATATAACAGATCGATCAATTTGGTTAGTGGGCAAGTTGTTTCCGCTGATGATGGTTTGGCTCTTCCAGGTGTAAGTGTTTTTGTTGTTGGTTCAACAATCGGAGCTGTGACGGATATCAATGGAAGATATTCCATCACGCTTCCTGCCAATTCAAATCAATTGACTTATTCTTTTGTTGGTATGAAATCTCAAACCTTAGCTGTAAGCAGTTCGGTAATGAATGTCACTCTAGAGACAGAGAATGTTGGTATGGATGAGGTTGTTGTTACGGGATATGGCGTTTCTAAGCGAAATTTGAGAGCACTTCAAGGTCAGGTTGCTGGTGTAAATATAAAGAAAAAAGAAAGAGTTAAAAGCAGAAGCAACTCAAGTCTTTCTATTCCTTTTCAGACTAGGGAAAAACAAATGAACGTCGAGTTTGAGATTCAAACACCTTATTCTGTGAAATCTGATAATAAAAATTATTCGGTTGATATGGCTGTTTATGAACTGCCAGCATCTTATCAGTATTTCTGTATTCCTAAAATTAATCAGGATGCTTTCTTGATAGCAAATATCAATGAATGGGGAAAATACAAATTGCTCGAAGGGGAAGCGAATATCTTTTTCGAAGGAACTTTTGTTGGGAAAACACTTTTAGATATTCAAAATGCATCAGATACTTTGCAAATTTCAATGGGAAGCGATAAGAATGTAAGTATTAAGCGTGAGAAATTAAAAGATTTTACCACCAGACAATTTATTGGCTCAAAAAAGGAAGAAGCTCGTGCATGGAGAACAACTATCAAGAATAACAAGAGTCAAACTATTCAGATGATTGTACTCGATCAGGTTCCTGTTTCTCAACTCGAAGAAATTGAGGTTGAAATTCAAAAGATAAGTGGTGCTAAGCAGGATAAAGAGCAGGGCGAAATAAAGTGGGAATTTAGCTTAGAACCGACGAAGAAAAAAGAACTGGAATTAAGATATTCTGTGAAATATCCAAAATCAAGACGATTGATAATTGAGTAA
- a CDS encoding PAS domain-containing hybrid sensor histidine kinase/response regulator has translation MVEKCLQAEILLELVFSISFEKEEELILKKTMPLYLRKLNCFLAGVLKKDNEGLCELMTIPIVASQSDEWASVLAYFCSLDIDPGQECPKYVLNDHYYYSFCLHGYGMLILGRNKAFDHFFVKELQNTVNYLGRVLIQANEIKRRELAEDKLRESEFRLSLLMQESPRIMEVYDRNGCQVIVNKAYEKFWGVEAAETINQFNVLESEDVREMGMKEYILRAYQGETIIVPEYLFRLKSQFNGIDRNCDKWLSSSIYPLHNKKGEVEYIVVTHEDITERKEAEKALMIAKERAEESDRLKSAFLANMSHEIRTPMNGILGFTNLLKRPMLGASEQQEYIELIEKSGARMLAVINDLIDISKIESGQMEITISPININALIHDVYSFFKSNADEKNLQFSLSKLLPLEEIQSNTDKEKLLAILMNLVNNAIKYTSKGYVEIQVEKKEDCFVFCVKDSGIGIHPKRQKAIFDRFIQADIGNQRAFEGTGLGLSISKAYVEMLGGKIWLESELGKGSIFYFSLPCNVKADDTNDYKLTPLTDRSTFENEKLNVLIVDDDKVSRNLMATQIKQICKDIIFAKNGIEALNLFNANPHLDLILMDMKMPLLDGYDTTREIRKTNQDVIIIAQTALGLIGDREKSIEVGCNDYIAKPILKDELLFLINRCFNRYKIGSK, from the coding sequence ATGGTAGAGAAATGTTTACAAGCTGAGATACTTTTGGAATTGGTTTTCAGTATTAGCTTCGAAAAGGAGGAAGAATTGATTCTTAAAAAAACGATGCCGCTTTATTTGCGAAAACTTAATTGTTTTCTTGCTGGTGTTTTAAAAAAAGACAATGAAGGCTTATGCGAGTTGATGACTATTCCTATTGTTGCGAGTCAATCTGATGAGTGGGCCAGTGTATTGGCTTATTTTTGCTCTTTGGATATTGACCCGGGACAAGAGTGTCCAAAATATGTTTTAAACGATCATTATTATTATAGCTTTTGTCTGCATGGCTATGGTATGTTGATTTTAGGACGCAATAAGGCTTTTGATCATTTTTTCGTAAAAGAGTTACAAAATACAGTCAATTACCTGGGCAGGGTATTGATTCAAGCTAATGAAATAAAAAGAAGAGAGTTGGCTGAAGACAAGTTAAGAGAGAGTGAATTCAGACTTTCTCTTTTGATGCAAGAGTCTCCCAGAATAATGGAAGTTTATGATAGAAACGGCTGTCAAGTAATTGTAAATAAAGCTTATGAGAAATTTTGGGGTGTTGAAGCTGCCGAAACCATTAATCAGTTTAATGTTTTAGAAAGTGAAGATGTCCGGGAAATGGGAATGAAAGAATACATTCTTAGAGCTTATCAAGGAGAAACCATTATTGTTCCTGAGTATCTGTTCAGACTTAAAAGTCAGTTTAATGGTATTGATAGAAATTGTGACAAATGGTTGTCGTCAAGCATATATCCCCTTCATAATAAAAAAGGAGAGGTTGAATATATCGTTGTGACACATGAAGATATAACAGAGAGAAAAGAGGCAGAAAAGGCGTTAATGATTGCAAAAGAAAGAGCCGAAGAAAGTGATCGATTAAAATCGGCCTTTCTTGCCAATATGAGTCACGAGATTCGGACGCCAATGAATGGTATCTTGGGTTTTACCAACCTTTTAAAAAGGCCTATGCTTGGTGCGAGTGAGCAACAGGAATATATCGAATTGATAGAAAAAAGTGGTGCGCGTATGCTGGCAGTCATTAATGATTTGATTGATATTTCGAAGATTGAATCCGGGCAAATGGAAATCACAATTTCCCCAATTAATATCAATGCATTAATTCATGATGTCTATTCTTTTTTTAAGTCTAATGCGGATGAGAAAAATTTACAATTTAGCTTAAGTAAATTATTGCCTTTAGAAGAAATTCAGTCCAATACCGATAAGGAAAAATTGCTTGCTATTTTGATGAATCTGGTTAATAATGCCATTAAATATACCTCTAAGGGCTATGTTGAAATTCAGGTTGAGAAGAAAGAAGACTGTTTTGTATTTTGTGTGAAGGATTCAGGAATTGGCATACATCCCAAAAGACAAAAAGCAATTTTTGATCGGTTCATTCAGGCAGATATAGGTAACCAAAGAGCCTTTGAAGGAACAGGTTTGGGTTTATCGATTTCTAAGGCATATGTTGAAATGCTTGGTGGGAAAATCTGGTTGGAGAGTGAACTCGGAAAAGGATCAATTTTCTATTTTAGTTTACCTTGCAATGTAAAAGCAGATGACACGAATGATTACAAACTTACTCCACTGACTGATCGTTCAACTTTTGAAAATGAAAAATTAAATGTATTGATCGTTGATGATGATAAGGTGTCTAGAAATTTAATGGCAACACAGATCAAACAGATTTGTAAGGATATAATCTTTGCTAAAAATGGGATAGAAGCACTTAATCTTTTTAATGCGAATCCGCATCTTGATTTAATATTAATGGATATGAAAATGCCGCTGCTGGATGGCTATGATACTACTCGTGAGATCAGAAAAACCAATCAGGATGTGATCATTATTGCTCAAACAGCTCTAGGGCTAATAGGCGATAGAGAAAAGTCGATTGAAGTTGGATGTAACGACTATATAGCGAAACCCATATTAAAAGACGAGTTATTATTCTTGATAAACAGATGCTTTAATCGATATAAAATAGGTTCAAAATAA
- a CDS encoding amidohydrolase codes for MINKSIEKKTIAYRRHFHLQPELAWLEYATAAFIADELEALGFEVKKGAEVMQASGLMGLPSEQENKLAFERAEQLYGTEKLKPFANHCTAVAGILDCGEGPTIALRFDMDALPIEEAMTENHIPFDKGFVSENCAVMHACGHDAHSAIGLGVAHYLGTHSDQIKGKIILLFQPAEEGVRGAAAIVKSGFLKDVDYLLAAHLWSNMPLGKLVCSQNGTAATDKLDVIFYGQAAHAGICPEKGNNAILAAANCIVGLHAIQYQGEGFSRVNVGRVEGGTARNIIADKASLELELRANNQERESLLFKEAQEIIASSARQQNCRFEILKQGQASGAVGDSALAECIKSEAEKISFFSDIVLSDEVNRGSEDFTSLMHQVQNRGGKACFIGVGASLNTKCLQHHTPDFDIDERALLPSVELFFNLAKMLTNQIKQI; via the coding sequence ATGATAAATAAGTCTATTGAGAAAAAAACGATTGCCTACCGCAGGCATTTTCATTTGCAGCCTGAATTGGCTTGGCTCGAATATGCCACCGCAGCTTTTATTGCTGATGAATTAGAGGCACTGGGATTTGAGGTAAAAAAGGGGGCCGAAGTGATGCAGGCTTCTGGCCTGATGGGTTTGCCTTCGGAGCAGGAGAATAAACTTGCTTTTGAAAGGGCAGAACAGCTCTATGGTACAGAAAAGCTGAAACCCTTTGCCAATCATTGTACAGCGGTTGCGGGCATACTCGATTGTGGTGAGGGACCTACTATTGCTCTTCGTTTTGATATGGATGCTTTGCCCATAGAAGAGGCGATGACAGAGAATCACATCCCCTTTGATAAGGGCTTTGTGTCTGAGAATTGTGCTGTCATGCATGCTTGCGGACACGATGCCCATTCGGCTATTGGCTTGGGAGTTGCACATTACCTTGGTACGCATTCAGATCAGATTAAAGGAAAAATTATATTGTTATTCCAACCCGCCGAAGAGGGGGTTAGAGGGGCTGCTGCTATTGTGAAATCGGGTTTTCTAAAAGATGTGGACTACCTTCTGGCTGCTCACTTGTGGAGTAATATGCCTTTGGGAAAACTGGTCTGTTCCCAGAATGGAACCGCAGCGACCGATAAGCTGGATGTTATTTTTTATGGGCAAGCGGCTCATGCTGGTATTTGTCCCGAAAAAGGGAATAATGCCATATTGGCTGCAGCAAACTGCATTGTAGGCTTGCATGCGATACAATATCAGGGTGAGGGTTTCAGTCGAGTCAATGTTGGGCGAGTGGAAGGTGGAACTGCTCGAAATATTATAGCTGACAAAGCAAGTCTGGAGCTTGAATTGCGGGCTAATAATCAGGAACGAGAAAGTCTATTGTTTAAGGAGGCTCAGGAAATTATAGCTTCATCTGCCCGTCAGCAGAATTGTCGCTTTGAGATTCTTAAGCAGGGGCAAGCTTCAGGAGCTGTGGGCGATAGTGCACTTGCTGAATGCATTAAATCAGAGGCTGAAAAGATTTCGTTTTTTTCTGATATTGTTTTGTCGGATGAGGTCAATCGGGGGAGTGAAGATTTTACCTCACTGATGCATCAGGTGCAGAACAGGGGAGGGAAAGCTTGTTTTATAGGTGTTGGAGCTTCCTTAAACACGAAGTGTTTGCAACATCACACCCCTGATTTTGATATCGATGAACGAGCCTTATTGCCAAGCGTTGAATTGTTTTTTAATCTCGCTAAAATGCTTACGAATCAAATAAAACAGATCTGA
- a CDS encoding Na+/H+ antiporter NhaC family protein: MITNQSIKPSNGIALLPFAVFIFTFLGAGILLEDFYAIPSPISVFLGIITAFLFLKGTSDEKFNTLLKGCGEQKILTMCLIYLLAGAFASVTGAMGGVESTVNLGLSFIPSQYLAVGVFLLASFLSISTGTSVGAIVALGPIAVGLAESSGVSLSLLMGSLLGGAMFGDNLSVISDTTIAATQTQGCKMKDKFRVNLYIAVPAALLCLIILFYVGNIAPVKHSIPLIPADYSLLSILPYILVLILAITGVNVFTVLTLGCISAGIIGMATGHFGFLELGKRVYEGFNNMSEIFLLSMLTGGLAALVREAGGINYLLKSVEACVRGRKSAQLGIGALVSLTDFSIANNTVSIIITGPIAKQISETYRIDKRKTAALIDIFSCISQGILPYGAQVLILLGFTSGRLTYWELVPNVHYLLVLLGFSLLAIYSPFWDRIIKKRM, from the coding sequence ATGATTACGAACCAGAGCATTAAACCAAGTAATGGGATAGCTTTGCTACCTTTTGCTGTATTTATATTTACTTTTTTGGGAGCCGGGATTCTTTTGGAAGATTTCTATGCGATTCCTTCACCCATATCTGTATTTCTAGGTATTATAACTGCCTTTTTATTTTTGAAAGGCACAAGTGATGAAAAATTCAATACGCTGCTCAAAGGCTGTGGTGAACAGAAGATTTTGACCATGTGTTTGATTTATCTTTTGGCTGGAGCATTTGCCTCTGTAACTGGTGCTATGGGAGGGGTTGAATCTACAGTGAATCTGGGTTTGAGTTTTATTCCTTCTCAGTATCTGGCGGTAGGAGTCTTTCTTCTGGCTTCATTTCTTTCAATTTCAACGGGAACTTCTGTGGGGGCAATTGTCGCTTTAGGACCCATTGCCGTTGGTTTAGCCGAGAGTAGTGGGGTGTCGCTTTCACTTTTAATGGGCAGTCTTTTGGGAGGCGCCATGTTTGGCGATAATCTGTCAGTGATTTCAGATACGACCATTGCGGCCACACAAACACAGGGTTGTAAGATGAAAGACAAATTCAGAGTTAACCTTTATATTGCTGTACCAGCAGCTCTGTTATGCTTAATAATACTCTTTTATGTAGGCAATATTGCACCTGTAAAGCATTCAATACCATTAATACCTGCAGACTATTCTCTGTTGTCAATCTTACCATATATTTTGGTTCTAATTCTTGCAATAACGGGTGTTAATGTCTTTACCGTTTTAACTTTGGGATGTATTTCAGCCGGGATAATTGGTATGGCTACAGGTCATTTTGGTTTTTTGGAACTCGGAAAGCGTGTATACGAGGGATTTAATAATATGTCAGAGATTTTCTTACTCTCGATGCTAACAGGAGGTTTGGCTGCACTTGTCAGGGAAGCTGGCGGTATTAACTACCTATTGAAGAGTGTTGAAGCCTGTGTTCGAGGACGTAAGTCAGCTCAATTGGGGATTGGCGCCTTAGTTTCTCTCACGGATTTTTCTATAGCTAACAATACCGTTTCCATCATTATAACAGGGCCCATAGCTAAACAAATAAGTGAAACGTATCGTATTGACAAGCGGAAAACAGCAGCACTGATCGATATTTTTTCCTGTATCTCACAAGGAATTTTGCCTTATGGCGCACAGGTTCTGATTCTTTTGGGATTTACATCCGGTAGATTGACTTATTGGGAATTGGTACCCAATGTGCATTACCTTTTAGTGTTGCTAGGCTTTAGTTTATTGGCCATTTATTCTCCTTTTTGGGATCGCATTATTAAAAAGCGAATGTAG
- the clpB gene encoding ATP-dependent chaperone ClpB produces MNFNNYTIKSQEAIQYAQQIAQGFENPQIENAHILKAIFELDENVLPFILKKIGINAEIFQKTIDHIIQSFAKVQGGEIMLSRDSVNTLNDAANIAKKMKDEYVSIEHLLIAMLKAKDAISRLMKDNGLTESNLSGAINELRKGKNVTSQSQEDSYNSLDKYARNLNKLANDGKLDPVIGRDEEIRRILQILSRRTKNNPMLIGEPGTGKTAIAEGLAHRLVKGDIPDNLKDKIIYSLDMGALIAGAKYKGEFEERLKAVVKEVVAEDGKIVLFIDEIHTLVGAGGGQGAMDAANILKPALARGELRAIGATTLDEYQKYFEKDKALERRFQKVMISEPNRESAISILRGIKDKYESHHKVRIQDSAVIAAVELSQRYITDRFLPDKAIDLMDESAAKLRMEIDSKPEELDVLDRKIMQYEIELEAIKRDKDKAKISQIKKELADVKESREGIYAKWRLEKDLVEKVQSVKAQIEDHKQKADRAERDGDFGLVAELRYGKIKEDEELLNQLQNELVANQETALIKEEVTSEDIAEVVAKWTGIPVSKMLRSDREKLLYLEDELHKSVVGQDEAIELVADAVRRSRADLQDSRRPIGSFLFLGTTGVGKTELAKTLAEYLFNDANALTRIDMSEYQERHAVSRLVGAPPGYVGYDEGGQLTEAVRRKPYSVVLLDEIEKAHPDTFNILLQVLDEGRLTDNKGRVADFRNTIIIMTSNMGAHIIQDKLENIDMNKRMAVLDETKIEVLKLLKQTVRPEFLNRIDETVMFTPLNIEEVKQIVELQIGALKSMLAKKDIQLEVSADVISHLADVGFEPQFGARPIKRVIQRMILNPLSKEILSGRLISENTISIELEGEKLVFKNQS; encoded by the coding sequence ATGAATTTTAATAACTACACCATAAAATCGCAGGAAGCGATACAATATGCTCAACAAATAGCTCAGGGTTTTGAAAATCCACAAATAGAGAACGCTCATATCTTAAAAGCCATTTTCGAACTTGATGAAAATGTTTTGCCTTTTATTTTAAAAAAGATTGGCATCAATGCGGAGATTTTTCAAAAAACAATTGATCATATTATTCAAAGCTTTGCCAAAGTTCAGGGAGGTGAAATTATGTTGTCGCGTGATTCGGTAAACACATTGAACGATGCGGCAAACATTGCAAAAAAAATGAAAGATGAGTACGTCTCAATCGAACATTTGTTAATCGCCATGCTAAAGGCTAAGGATGCGATTTCACGTTTGATGAAAGATAATGGTTTAACTGAAAGCAATCTTTCTGGGGCTATTAATGAATTGCGTAAGGGGAAGAATGTGACCTCGCAATCGCAGGAGGATAGTTATAATTCTCTTGACAAGTATGCACGTAATTTGAATAAGCTGGCCAATGATGGTAAATTGGATCCTGTAATTGGTCGGGATGAGGAGATTCGTAGAATCTTGCAAATTTTATCGCGAAGAACGAAGAATAACCCCATGCTGATTGGTGAGCCTGGTACAGGAAAAACAGCCATTGCTGAAGGTTTGGCCCATCGTTTGGTGAAGGGGGATATCCCCGACAACCTGAAGGATAAGATTATTTATTCTCTGGATATGGGAGCTCTAATTGCCGGAGCCAAGTATAAAGGTGAATTCGAAGAAAGGCTTAAGGCTGTAGTAAAAGAGGTGGTTGCTGAAGACGGAAAAATTGTCCTGTTTATCGATGAAATTCACACCCTTGTTGGTGCTGGTGGTGGTCAGGGTGCCATGGATGCAGCCAATATTTTAAAACCCGCTTTGGCGCGTGGCGAGCTTCGTGCGATTGGAGCAACCACACTGGATGAGTATCAGAAATATTTTGAGAAAGATAAGGCGCTTGAACGTCGTTTTCAGAAAGTGATGATTAGTGAACCCAATAGGGAAAGTGCCATTTCGATACTTCGTGGTATTAAGGATAAGTATGAGAGTCATCATAAAGTGAGGATTCAGGATAGTGCTGTGATCGCGGCAGTCGAACTTTCACAACGCTATATAACCGATCGTTTTCTACCCGATAAGGCGATTGACTTGATGGATGAATCGGCAGCAAAATTGCGTATGGAAATCGATTCCAAACCCGAGGAGTTGGATGTGCTTGATCGTAAGATTATGCAATACGAGATTGAGTTGGAAGCCATCAAGCGCGATAAGGATAAGGCAAAGATTTCACAGATAAAAAAGGAACTGGCTGATGTTAAGGAAAGTCGGGAAGGTATTTATGCCAAGTGGCGTTTGGAAAAAGATTTGGTGGAAAAAGTGCAATCGGTAAAGGCGCAGATTGAAGATCACAAACAGAAGGCTGACCGAGCTGAACGTGATGGTGATTTCGGTTTGGTTGCTGAGCTTAGATATGGCAAGATTAAAGAAGATGAAGAACTGTTGAATCAACTTCAAAATGAATTGGTTGCCAATCAGGAGACGGCTTTAATCAAAGAAGAAGTGACCAGCGAAGATATTGCTGAGGTGGTGGCAAAATGGACGGGCATACCCGTTTCAAAAATGTTGCGTAGCGATAGAGAGAAGCTCTTGTATTTGGAAGATGAGCTGCATAAGAGTGTGGTCGGGCAAGATGAGGCGATTGAACTTGTGGCAGATGCAGTCCGTCGTTCGCGTGCCGATTTGCAGGACAGTCGTCGCCCCATTGGAAGTTTCTTGTTTTTGGGAACAACAGGTGTTGGAAAAACGGAGTTGGCTAAGACTTTGGCCGAGTACCTTTTCAACGATGCAAATGCTTTGACTCGTATTGATATGAGTGAATATCAGGAGCGTCATGCGGTAAGCCGTTTGGTTGGGGCTCCTCCGGGATACGTGGGCTATGACGAGGGAGGACAATTAACTGAAGCCGTCAGACGCAAGCCTTACTCAGTTGTGCTCTTGGATGAAATTGAGAAAGCACATCCGGATACCTTTAATATTCTGTTGCAAGTTTTAGACGAAGGTCGATTAACGGATAATAAGGGCCGAGTGGCGGATTTTAGAAATACCATCATTATTATGACATCGAATATGGGAGCCCATATTATTCAGGATAAATTGGAGAATATCGATATGAATAAGCGGATGGCCGTGTTGGATGAAACTAAAATTGAAGTACTAAAACTGTTGAAACAAACGGTTCGTCCGGAATTTTTGAATCGGATTGACGAAACCGTGATGTTTACGCCTCTTAATATTGAGGAAGTTAAACAAATTGTAGAGCTTCAGATTGGTGCTTTAAAAAGCATGCTGGCTAAAAAGGATATTCAACTGGAAGTGTCAGCAGATGTTATTTCTCATTTGGCTGATGTTGGTTTTGAGCCTCAGTTTGGAGCCAGACCCATCAAGCGTGTTATTCAGCGAATGATTCTCAATCCGCTATCCAAAGAGATCTTGTCGGGAAGACTGATTTCTGAGAATACTATCTCGATTGAACTGGAGGGGGAAAAGCTGGTTTTTAAAAATCAGTCATAA
- a CDS encoding VOC family protein — MTTINTYLTFNGNCEEAFNFYKSVFGGDFSHVAKFADMPADPKCPISDKDKNKIMHVSLPISKETVLMGSDTGGEWASQFKAGNNFSISIAADSKEAADNFYNKLSKDGKVIMSMDKTFWGSYFGMFTDQFGIQWMVSFDEAH, encoded by the coding sequence ATGACAACAATTAACACTTATCTGACTTTTAATGGGAATTGCGAAGAAGCCTTTAATTTTTATAAATCGGTTTTTGGTGGTGATTTTTCTCATGTGGCAAAATTTGCCGATATGCCTGCAGATCCTAAATGTCCAATTTCCGATAAGGACAAGAATAAGATTATGCATGTTTCACTGCCTATTAGCAAAGAAACAGTGCTGATGGGAAGTGATACTGGCGGAGAGTGGGCGAGTCAGTTTAAAGCCGGGAATAATTTTTCTATTTCAATTGCAGCGGATAGTAAGGAGGCTGCAGATAATTTTTATAATAAGCTGTCCAAAGATGGGAAGGTGATTATGTCTATGGATAAAACGTTCTGGGGATCTTATTTTGGTATGTTTACCGATCAGTTTGGTATACAGTGGATGGTGAGCTTTGATGAAGCACATTAA